The following are encoded together in the Poseidonibacter lekithochrous genome:
- a CDS encoding CPBP family intramembrane glutamic endopeptidase — MPIIRIFKSKTFLVFEFIALFILFPLVLYIIVPTPVLPFLWLVCAWCVYILLKDEKFNRKNLLRNEAVNSNIKSVLFQFFGISLFIALLMFFFIPDMFFSLIKSNIILWFAVIVLYPLLSVYPQELVYRAFFFHRYKSLFKNKEQMILINAFLFGFMHIIFHNWIAVILTIGGGYLFAKLYMKTHSLTLLFIAHSLYGCMLFTIGLGEFFYTGTVSTIEQTFKF, encoded by the coding sequence ATGCCTATTATTAGAATTTTTAAAAGTAAAACATTCTTAGTATTTGAGTTTATTGCTCTTTTTATTTTATTTCCATTAGTATTATATATTATTGTACCAACTCCTGTTTTGCCTTTCTTGTGGCTTGTTTGTGCTTGGTGTGTATATATTTTATTAAAAGATGAAAAGTTCAATAGAAAAAATCTATTAAGAAATGAAGCTGTAAATTCAAATATAAAATCAGTTTTATTTCAATTCTTTGGAATTTCACTTTTTATTGCCTTGCTTATGTTCTTTTTTATTCCGGATATGTTTTTCTCTTTGATTAAAAGTAATATTATTCTTTGGTTTGCTGTTATTGTTTTGTATCCCTTACTTTCTGTTTATCCACAAGAGTTAGTATATAGAGCTTTTTTCTTTCACCGATACAAATCTTTGTTTAAAAATAAAGAACAAATGATATTAATAAATGCTTTTTTGTTTGGCTTTATGCATATAATTTTTCATAATTGGATTGCTGTAATACTCACAATTGGTGGTGGATATTTGTTTGCAAAGTTGTATATGAAAACACACTCATTAACTTTACTTTTTATTGCTCACTCGCTGTATGGATGTATGTTATTTACTATTGGTTTAGGGGAGTTTTTTTATACAGGAACTGTATCTACAATAGAGCAGACCTTTAAATTTTAA
- the glmS gene encoding methylaspartate mutase subunit S: protein MKVVTGVVGNDIHVVANRLIELSLQARGFEVFNLGVNTYLEEFVDAVIETDADILLISSLNGEAEGWARELKILKSKYGSLLDDVVFMIGGNLVVGTGTAEDIVPRFKNYGFDLVFHQVDLNTGLDALEDFMKERNK, encoded by the coding sequence ATGAAAGTAGTAACTGGCGTAGTAGGAAACGACATACACGTTGTAGCAAATAGACTTATCGAACTTTCACTTCAAGCAAGAGGATTCGAAGTATTTAACTTAGGTGTTAATACATACTTAGAAGAATTTGTTGATGCAGTGATTGAAACTGATGCTGATATTTTATTAATATCATCACTAAATGGTGAAGCCGAAGGTTGGGCAAGAGAACTTAAAATTTTAAAATCAAAATATGGAAGTCTTTTAGATGACGTTGTATTTATGATTGGTGGAAATTTAGTAGTTGGTACAGGAACAGCAGAAGATATTGTTCCAAGATTTAAAAACTATGGATTTGACTTAGTATTCCATCAAGTTGACCTAAATACTGGTCTTGATGCATTAGAAGATTTTATGAAAGAGAGAAATAAATAG
- a CDS encoding sensor domain-containing diguanylate cyclase, with the protein MKKNIAKYIEQFEQTLNFSDLSWWIIDYKNDPGYFYCNKVMANAFNLDINAQKHSVVDTCPIAGDYIKNVHLASTNKANLIIKEYLELLNQEKKEYNNTFPYYDKNIDTVKYFSSKAKALELDEEGNVSILFGLIENITSKETLSKELKEYHNIIDTNVMTATTNTKGIILNCSSALCNITGYSKEELVGQKYNILKHPDTSEKIFEKMELALAKGEIWENEIKNQKKNGEEYWIKLIVSPIFNEQGKIKAFTTINQDITDKKIIEKLSKKDKLTNLYNRAKLDILLEKELQTFERYETNSSIIMLDIDYFKSINDNYGHLIGDKVLVQIASILRSNTRITDFVGRWGGEEFLIICPNSDIENTEKVASKLKDVLEFSDFGMKKNVTASFGISSYKENDTVDTLLQRADNALYNAKENGRNTVELIP; encoded by the coding sequence ATGAAAAAAAATATCGCTAAATATATTGAACAATTTGAACAAACTTTAAACTTTTCTGACCTTTCATGGTGGATTATAGATTATAAAAATGACCCTGGATATTTTTATTGTAATAAAGTTATGGCTAATGCTTTTAATTTAGATATAAATGCCCAAAAACACTCAGTAGTTGACACTTGTCCAATTGCTGGAGATTACATTAAAAATGTACATTTAGCTTCAACAAATAAAGCAAATTTAATCATAAAAGAGTACTTAGAACTTCTTAATCAAGAAAAAAAAGAGTACAACAATACTTTCCCTTATTACGATAAAAATATTGATACTGTCAAATATTTTTCAAGTAAAGCCAAAGCTTTAGAATTAGATGAAGAAGGTAATGTAAGTATATTATTTGGATTAATCGAAAATATTACTTCCAAAGAAACTCTTTCTAAAGAACTTAAAGAATATCACAATATTATTGATACAAATGTCATGACAGCAACTACGAATACAAAAGGTATTATCCTTAATTGTAGTTCAGCATTATGTAATATTACAGGATATTCAAAAGAAGAATTAGTTGGTCAAAAATACAATATTTTAAAACACCCAGATACTTCAGAAAAAATCTTTGAAAAAATGGAATTAGCCCTAGCAAAAGGCGAAATTTGGGAAAATGAAATTAAAAATCAGAAAAAAAATGGTGAAGAGTATTGGATAAAACTAATAGTATCTCCAATTTTTAATGAACAAGGCAAAATAAAAGCCTTTACAACTATTAATCAAGATATTACAGATAAAAAAATTATTGAAAAACTATCAAAAAAAGATAAATTAACAAATCTTTATAATAGAGCTAAATTAGATATTTTATTAGAAAAAGAGCTACAAACTTTTGAGAGATATGAAACTAACTCCTCAATAATAATGCTTGATATTGACTATTTTAAATCAATAAATGATAATTACGGTCATCTAATTGGGGATAAAGTCTTAGTGCAAATTGCCTCTATTTTACGCTCAAATACCAGAATCACTGATTTTGTAGGAAGATGGGGCGGAGAAGAATTCCTAATCATTTGTCCAAATAGTGATATTGAAAATACAGAAAAAGTAGCTTCTAAATTAAAAGATGTATTAGAATTTTCAGATTTTGGAATGAAAAAAAATGTAACAGCAAGTTTTGGAATAAGTTCATACAAAGAAAATGATACAGTTGACACCCTATTACAAAGAGCTGATAATGCTTTATACAATGCTAAAGAAAATGGAAGAAATACCGTAGAATTAATTCCTTAA
- a CDS encoding methylaspartate mutase, producing the protein MSLLQEERNIILNNEYVDRFDFAEVEEFVKNASKNLFISHNFKTKDKMLVQPRGGFPTYDKMFALYEFFDKADVDVLPCTIDSNTRLNDYETAKKMLRLSEENEVDMLNGYPLVTHGYRNTRKMMTHFDKPISLRHGTPDARLLIETAIASGIFEIEGGPITYLLPYSKNFPLDKAFLYWKYVERVCADYSKLNEPINRESFGPLTATLVPPCITIVIQLLEMLLSLEEGVKSFSVSFSQTGSMNQDIVMGAVIKKLAKHYAHEIGVTDADIHLVYHQWMGAFPMDPNFAGQLINMSTVIASMVGANKLITKTKQEASGIPTKEANAETVANTQYLLRILNGLPNIVDEEEEEILTLEVMAIMEAVFNDKADTLWRKVFNSIKNGTIDVPFSPHIINNNEMITIRDKKKNIRIIKKGKVPIPDRCFEYEKAQCDLTKDTTSIVNDIIHDIGIMQ; encoded by the coding sequence ATGAGTTTATTGCAAGAAGAAAGAAATATCATATTAAACAATGAATATGTAGATAGATTTGATTTTGCAGAAGTTGAAGAGTTTGTAAAAAACGCTTCAAAAAACTTATTCATTTCTCACAACTTTAAAACAAAAGATAAGATGTTAGTTCAGCCAAGAGGTGGATTCCCAACTTATGACAAAATGTTTGCACTTTACGAATTTTTTGATAAAGCAGATGTAGATGTATTACCTTGTACTATTGATTCAAATACAAGATTAAATGACTACGAAACTGCAAAGAAGATGTTAAGACTTTCAGAAGAAAATGAAGTAGATATGTTAAATGGATATCCACTAGTAACTCATGGATATAGAAATACTAGAAAAATGATGACTCATTTTGATAAACCTATTTCTTTAAGACATGGTACTCCTGATGCTAGACTTTTAATTGAAACTGCAATTGCTTCTGGTATTTTTGAAATTGAAGGTGGACCAATTACTTACCTTTTACCATATTCAAAAAACTTCCCATTAGATAAAGCCTTTTTATACTGGAAATATGTTGAGAGAGTTTGTGCTGATTACTCAAAACTAAATGAACCTATTAATAGAGAATCATTTGGACCATTAACAGCAACACTTGTTCCACCTTGTATTACTATTGTAATTCAATTACTTGAGATGTTATTATCACTTGAAGAAGGTGTAAAATCATTCTCTGTTTCATTCTCACAAACAGGTTCTATGAACCAAGATATTGTAATGGGTGCAGTAATTAAAAAACTAGCAAAACATTATGCTCATGAAATTGGTGTAACTGATGCTGATATTCACTTAGTTTATCACCAATGGATGGGTGCTTTCCCAATGGATCCAAACTTTGCAGGACAATTAATTAATATGTCAACTGTAATTGCATCTATGGTTGGAGCAAATAAACTTATTACAAAAACAAAACAAGAAGCTTCTGGAATTCCTACAAAAGAAGCAAATGCTGAAACAGTAGCAAACACTCAATATTTATTAAGAATCTTAAATGGTTTACCAAATATAGTAGATGAAGAGGAAGAAGAGATTTTAACTTTAGAAGTAATGGCAATTATGGAAGCTGTATTTAATGATAAAGCTGACACATTATGGAGAAAAGTATTTAACTCAATTAAAAATGGAACTATTGACGTACCATTCTCTCCTCATATTATTAATAATAATGAAATGATTACAATTAGAGATAAAAAGAAAAATATTAGAATTATCAAAAAAGGAAAAGTTCCAATTCCTGATAGATGTTTTGAATATGAAAAAGCCCAATGTGACTTAACAAAAGATACGACTTCAATCGTAAATGATATTATCCATGATATAGGGATTATGCAATAA
- a CDS encoding c-type cytochrome has translation MKKLVIAASLLTAACVAFANPYAKCAGCHGANGEKVALGKSKVIKDMSKADFIGALKGYKDGSYGGPMKGLMKGQVASLSDADIEAIANQIVK, from the coding sequence ATGAAAAAACTAGTAATCGCAGCATCTTTATTAACTGCAGCATGTGTAGCATTCGCTAACCCATACGCTAAGTGTGCAGGTTGTCACGGAGCAAATGGTGAGAAAGTAGCATTAGGAAAATCTAAAGTAATTAAAGATATGTCTAAAGCTGATTTCATTGGTGCATTAAAAGGTTATAAAGATGGTTCTTACGGTGGACCAATGAAAGGTTTAATGAAAGGTCAAGTAGCTTCATTATCTGACGCTGACATCGAAGCAATCGCTAACCAAATCGTTAAGTAA
- a CDS encoding SH3 domain-containing protein, protein MRNNKLFIYLTILIISLFFNACTSSISNITIKDKKLSDLNYRANDNFMNQKKEASKFLDKYFRPWNQEEIISSMDDATWGFKYRLKDIYLENHNKASQSWFSKQIDNSNFQKYNQVLKKAISIRNTNVRVFPTKSVMFLDPNKQGEGFPFDYNQNSLLKINSPILISHFSKDKAWAYMQASSFAGWVSINDIAFVNDDFIKEFQTNSYEIAIKEKFALYDRIFREFIKVGTLFPKKDGKYLIARADYNQNALISEVSIKKENISKFPIEFNTENRIKIAKTLMNEPYGWGGLMNNRDCSSFTRDFFAPFGKYLKRNSKAQTDNGKVYDISKLSNKEKQEYIKENAIAFSTLIYLKGHIMLYVGVKDNEPLVMHNIWSIRLKNNEGKEYRHIIGKTSITTLEPAREQKDFNPKKSLLSKIQAIVIL, encoded by the coding sequence TTGAGAAATAATAAACTTTTTATATATTTAACTATTCTAATAATATCTCTATTTTTTAATGCTTGTACTTCTAGTATATCTAACATTACTATTAAAGATAAAAAGCTATCAGATTTAAATTATAGAGCTAATGATAATTTTATGAATCAAAAAAAAGAAGCTTCAAAGTTTCTAGATAAATACTTCAGACCTTGGAATCAAGAAGAGATAATTTCGAGTATGGATGATGCTACTTGGGGATTTAAATACAGATTAAAAGACATTTATTTAGAAAACCATAATAAAGCTTCTCAGTCATGGTTTTCAAAACAAATAGATAATTCAAACTTCCAGAAATATAATCAAGTATTAAAAAAAGCAATTTCAATAAGAAATACTAATGTTAGAGTTTTTCCTACAAAATCTGTAATGTTCTTAGATCCAAATAAACAAGGAGAGGGTTTTCCTTTTGATTATAATCAAAACTCCTTACTTAAAATAAATAGCCCTATTCTAATATCTCACTTTTCAAAAGATAAAGCATGGGCATATATGCAAGCTTCGAGTTTTGCAGGATGGGTGAGTATTAATGATATTGCATTTGTAAATGATGATTTTATAAAAGAGTTTCAAACTAACTCTTATGAAATAGCAATAAAAGAGAAGTTTGCTTTATATGATAGAATTTTTAGAGAGTTTATAAAAGTTGGTACTTTATTTCCTAAAAAAGATGGGAAATATTTAATAGCAAGAGCAGATTATAATCAAAATGCTCTAATATCAGAAGTATCAATAAAAAAAGAGAATATCAGTAAATTCCCAATAGAGTTTAATACAGAAAATAGAATCAAAATCGCCAAAACATTAATGAATGAACCTTATGGTTGGGGTGGATTGATGAATAATAGAGATTGTTCTAGTTTTACAAGGGATTTTTTTGCACCCTTTGGAAAGTACCTAAAACGAAACTCTAAAGCTCAAACAGATAATGGAAAAGTCTATGATATTTCAAAACTATCAAACAAAGAAAAGCAAGAGTACATAAAAGAAAATGCAATTGCTTTTTCTACTTTAATTTATCTAAAAGGTCATATTATGCTTTATGTTGGTGTTAAAGATAATGAACCACTTGTAATGCACAATATCTGGAGTATAAGACTTAAAAACAATGAAGGTAAAGAGTATAGACACATAATAGGGAAAACCTCTATAACTACTCTAGAACCAGCAAGAGAGCAAAAAGATTTTAATCCCAAAAAAAGTCTCTTATCAAAAATTCAAGCTATAGTAATTTTATAA
- a CDS encoding TsoY family (seleno)protein, with amino-acid sequence MILREKFTPMCFLSALGAGGLSVSFFMYLMFLVPHKGSPMATFDFIYPELLKGTWLSAIIVISLLFIILFATLHFKLLIWNIKQFNLYKKSDSYKILKESNTEITLITLPLTFAMTINVAFVLGAVFIPKLWSIVEYLFPFALIGFLLCAIYALKIFFNYFSRILISGDVDCTKNNNLSQMISIFAFSMIAVGFAAPGAMSHNISINAIGIFGALFFTSLALILLVIKITLGFKNMFEHGISMEAAPSLWIIIPILTLLGITAVRVSFGLDHNFDATLAKSSLFTLTSVVLSLQIIFGILGYQIMKKIGYFEEFIHSEKRSPVSFALICPGVALMVFGMFFINFGLTYNEVITKYSLAYFVLMLPFMFIQYRTVLYFFKLKRKFSF; translated from the coding sequence ATGATTTTAAGAGAAAAATTCACACCAATGTGTTTTTTATCAGCATTAGGTGCAGGAGGACTATCTGTATCATTTTTTATGTATTTAATGTTTCTAGTACCACACAAAGGAAGTCCAATGGCTACTTTTGATTTTATATATCCAGAACTATTAAAAGGAACATGGTTATCAGCTATTATTGTAATTTCACTTTTATTTATAATATTATTCGCAACACTACACTTCAAACTATTAATTTGGAATATAAAACAATTTAACTTATATAAAAAATCAGATTCATATAAAATATTAAAAGAATCAAATACTGAGATAACACTAATTACTCTACCTCTTACTTTTGCAATGACAATAAATGTAGCTTTTGTTTTAGGGGCAGTTTTTATTCCAAAACTTTGGAGTATTGTTGAGTATTTATTTCCTTTTGCATTAATAGGATTTTTACTTTGTGCGATTTATGCTTTAAAAATATTTTTCAATTACTTTTCAAGAATACTAATAAGTGGAGATGTTGATTGTACAAAAAACAATAACTTATCTCAAATGATTTCTATATTTGCCTTTTCTATGATAGCAGTTGGTTTTGCAGCTCCTGGAGCTATGAGCCATAATATCTCTATTAATGCTATTGGTATATTTGGGGCTTTATTTTTCACTTCCCTTGCACTGATATTACTTGTAATCAAAATTACTCTTGGTTTTAAAAATATGTTTGAACATGGAATTTCAATGGAAGCAGCACCATCACTTTGGATAATTATTCCTATTCTTACACTACTTGGTATTACAGCAGTTAGAGTATCTTTTGGATTAGATCATAATTTTGATGCAACACTAGCAAAATCATCACTATTTACTTTAACATCAGTTGTATTATCTCTTCAAATTATATTTGGAATACTAGGATATCAAATAATGAAAAAAATTGGATACTTTGAAGAGTTCATTCATAGTGAAAAAAGATCTCCTGTATCTTTTGCTTTAATATGTCCAGGAGTTGCTTTAATGGTATTTGGAATGTTTTTCATAAACTTTGGACTTACATATAATGAAGTAATTACAAAATACTCTCTTGCATACTTTGTATTAATGCTTCCATTTATGTTTATTCAATATAGAACAGTTTTATATTTCTTCAAACTAAAAAGAAAATTCAGCTTCTAA
- a CDS encoding glutamate mutase L produces the protein MSQVNENTNDKLLIDVGSTYFKMSTSKGVEQHFRDFNKDIFDDLTYKCGDTINAYEKEDVYICSSANGGLSTLIIGISNSFSLKYATNIAFNSGINIIDTVLNKDIDTTSRPSELIDVVIVVGGIDSVSKIFDEKLFNFLNDINYSNIVYVGSKKEAPYLSENIENLVVLPNIITNKLHVEEENLKEYLTNLYQADIMGKEDIKHLYDITSNQIFSTPYIVNKTLPYIGSKFTVANPYILIDIGGATTDIHYSKDLVDENMVTENEYDRLVFKKLGVYKSKESLIFAAKNNEFVYELLAHLKVTEHIFDETSEKATTILMQLAIFLVLCKVSTYRKAYINLKLHALNSIVFTGGISKVLKPEEIEDIVSFFYQKILSSQHNPNIVMDSNYDIWTLGVKEK, from the coding sequence ATGAGCCAAGTAAACGAAAACACAAATGACAAACTATTAATTGATGTGGGAAGTACTTATTTTAAAATGAGTACTTCAAAAGGTGTTGAGCAACACTTTAGAGATTTCAACAAAGATATTTTTGATGATTTAACATACAAATGTGGTGATACAATTAATGCTTATGAAAAAGAAGATGTATATATTTGTTCATCAGCAAATGGTGGATTAAGTACACTTATTATTGGAATTTCTAATTCATTTTCATTAAAATATGCAACTAATATTGCTTTTAACTCTGGTATTAATATTATTGATACTGTTTTAAATAAAGATATTGATACAACTTCAAGACCAAGCGAATTAATCGATGTTGTTATAGTTGTTGGAGGAATTGATTCAGTTTCTAAAATCTTTGATGAAAAACTATTTAACTTTTTAAATGATATTAACTACTCAAATATTGTTTATGTAGGAAGCAAAAAAGAAGCTCCTTATTTAAGTGAAAATATTGAGAATTTAGTAGTTTTACCAAATATTATTACAAATAAACTTCATGTTGAAGAAGAAAATTTAAAAGAGTATTTAACAAACCTATACCAAGCAGATATTATGGGGAAAGAAGATATCAAACACCTATATGATATTACTTCAAACCAAATCTTCTCAACTCCATATATTGTAAATAAAACATTACCATATATTGGTTCTAAATTTACAGTTGCTAATCCATATATTCTTATTGATATTGGTGGAGCAACAACAGATATTCACTACTCAAAAGATTTAGTAGATGAAAATATGGTTACAGAAAATGAATATGATAGATTAGTATTCAAAAAACTTGGGGTTTATAAATCAAAAGAGTCTTTAATTTTTGCAGCTAAAAATAATGAATTTGTATATGAATTATTAGCTCACTTAAAAGTTACAGAACATATCTTTGACGAGACAAGCGAAAAAGCAACTACTATTTTAATGCAATTAGCAATTTTCTTAGTACTTTGTAAAGTATCAACTTATAGAAAAGCATATATCAATTTAAAATTACATGCACTAAATTCAATCGTATTTACAGGTGGAATATCTAAAGTATTAAAGCCGGAAGAAATTGAAGATATTGTATCATTTTTCTATCAAAAAATATTAAGTTCACAACATAATCCAAACATCGTAATGGATAGTAATTACGATATCTGGACTCTTGGCGTGAAAGAAAAATAA
- a CDS encoding AMP-binding protein → MSINCIRTLIEDAALSHGDKTAITFNSKNISYNELLKKVNQVAFYLKELDLPKGTRVGVYSTKGIDQVIAILAILSTDYVLVPLTKLLKSEQVEYITNDCNIKCIITDKLESIEKINFDGHIISYETTQKDIPSFEEIYKYYNKPYFHDVNGHDNAVITYSFGITGQPKGIVISHRNLIDSARVVSQYLDLNEDDVISGTLIFNLDYGLNQIFCTLYKRATLALHRLILANDFFNHLINDNVTVVPLMPINITSMFDEDEHRLPSIELLSKVRILTSSGGNVTQKMLKDLDKFFPDAKFYSMHGLTEAFRSTYLDPSQIHIRPDSIGKAIPDVELYVINEEGKECGLREVGELIHRGGYIYKGFWNAPIETSERFKSIQILKNVIDLDGQLADETVIATGDYVYKDEEGYFYFVSRHDDMIKTRGFRVSPYEIESVVAKNIKEIDQCAVFSVENPDIEEEIVLVYSAQNELAPKEINFELKKHLASYMIPTQIIYKRSLPLVPSDKNKVNKEELKKELLTK, encoded by the coding sequence ATGTCTATTAACTGTATTAGAACTTTAATTGAAGATGCTGCATTATCTCATGGAGATAAAACAGCAATAACTTTCAATTCAAAAAATATTTCATACAACGAACTATTAAAAAAAGTAAATCAAGTTGCCTTTTATTTAAAAGAATTAGATTTACCAAAAGGAACTAGAGTTGGAGTTTATTCTACAAAAGGAATAGACCAAGTTATTGCAATTCTTGCAATTTTATCTACGGATTATGTATTAGTTCCTTTAACAAAACTATTAAAATCTGAACAAGTAGAATATATCACTAATGATTGTAATATCAAATGTATTATTACAGATAAACTTGAAAGCATTGAAAAAATTAATTTTGATGGTCATATTATCTCTTATGAAACAACACAAAAAGATATTCCATCTTTTGAAGAGATTTATAAATACTACAACAAACCATATTTTCATGATGTAAATGGTCATGATAATGCAGTAATTACTTATTCATTTGGTATTACAGGACAACCTAAAGGTATCGTAATTTCTCATAGAAATTTAATTGATTCTGCAAGAGTTGTATCTCAGTATTTAGATTTAAATGAAGATGATGTAATCTCTGGAACGTTAATTTTCAATCTTGATTATGGTTTAAATCAAATCTTTTGTACATTATATAAAAGAGCAACATTAGCTTTACATAGATTAATTTTAGCTAATGATTTCTTCAATCATTTAATTAATGATAATGTAACAGTAGTACCATTAATGCCTATTAATATAACTTCAATGTTTGATGAAGATGAACATAGACTTCCAAGTATTGAACTATTATCAAAAGTAAGAATTCTTACATCTTCAGGTGGAAATGTAACGCAAAAGATGTTAAAAGATTTAGATAAATTCTTCCCTGATGCGAAGTTTTATTCTATGCATGGTTTAACAGAAGCATTTAGATCAACATACTTAGACCCCTCACAAATTCATATTAGACCTGATTCAATTGGAAAAGCAATTCCTGATGTTGAGTTATATGTAATTAATGAAGAAGGTAAAGAGTGTGGACTTAGAGAAGTTGGTGAATTAATCCATAGAGGTGGTTACATCTATAAAGGATTCTGGAATGCACCAATTGAAACTAGTGAGAGATTCAAATCTATTCAAATTCTTAAAAATGTAATTGACTTAGATGGGCAATTAGCAGATGAAACTGTAATTGCTACAGGAGATTATGTATATAAAGATGAAGAAGGTTATTTCTACTTTGTATCTAGACATGATGACATGATTAAAACAAGAGGATTTAGAGTAAGTCCTTATGAAATTGAATCAGTTGTAGCTAAAAATATCAAAGAGATTGACCAATGTGCTGTATTCTCAGTAGAGAATCCAGATATTGAAGAAGAGATTGTTTTAGTATATAGTGCACAAAATGAATTAGCTCCAAAAGAGATTAATTTTGAGCTTAAAAAACATCTTGCATCATATATGATACCAACTCAAATAATCTATAAAAGGTCACTTCCACTAGTACCTTCTGACAAAAATAAAGTAAATAAAGAAGAATTAAAAAAAGAACTTCTTACTAAATAA
- a CDS encoding GGDEF domain-containing protein gives MYKISVNKELFEDILLKKTLILTKENNRYWKKELLEPKIIDDKLSYGIKQFEQLRITNGLGDDKPQLVIECNKVAYSSSFDRFEFSLGKVLEQKNTTMGEDYKDNLIEQLLKEKQLLEDRMTRDYLTGVYNRKKMEEDLEKYVKQNNASLLCAVFIDADRFKGINDNYGHDAGDRVLQYLGEKLRTHAYYLNGEVYRYGGEEFVILCFLPSLMLESKLNDLQKDIKSQRVHHSNKDISISVSMGVSFYKNYNDKDKLLQKADEGVYKAKANGRDRIEILYNN, from the coding sequence ATGTACAAAATTTCCGTAAATAAAGAGTTATTTGAAGATATATTATTAAAAAAAACACTAATCCTTACAAAGGAAAATAATCGTTACTGGAAAAAAGAACTACTAGAACCTAAAATAATTGATGATAAACTCTCTTATGGTATTAAACAGTTTGAGCAATTAAGAATTACAAATGGTTTGGGAGATGATAAACCACAGTTAGTCATAGAGTGTAATAAAGTAGCTTATTCAAGCTCTTTTGATAGATTCGAGTTTAGCCTTGGCAAAGTCTTAGAACAGAAGAATACAACTATGGGTGAGGATTATAAAGATAATCTAATTGAACAACTACTAAAAGAGAAACAACTACTAGAAGATAGAATGACTAGAGATTATTTAACAGGTGTTTATAATCGAAAAAAGATGGAAGAAGATTTAGAAAAGTATGTAAAACAAAACAATGCTTCTTTACTATGTGCTGTTTTTATTGATGCTGATAGATTTAAAGGTATCAATGATAACTATGGACATGATGCTGGAGATAGAGTATTACAATATTTAGGTGAAAAACTTCGAACACATGCTTATTATTTAAATGGTGAAGTGTATCGTTATGGTGGAGAAGAGTTTGTGATTTTATGTTTTCTACCATCTTTGATGCTTGAATCAAAATTAAATGATTTACAAAAAGATATTAAATCTCAAAGAGTACATCATTCAAACAAAGATATTTCAATTAGTGTTAGTATGGGTGTTTCTTTTTATAAAAATTATAATGATAAAGATAAGTTACTTCAAAAAGCGGATGAGGGTGTTTATAAAGCCAAAGCTAATGGCCGAGATAGAATAGAGATTCTATATAATAACTAG